The Periplaneta americana isolate PAMFEO1 chromosome 16, P.americana_PAMFEO1_priV1, whole genome shotgun sequence genome segment TGCCGATCTTTATACGCCATACATTTGTGAAGTCTCTCCTTGAAGTTGTACATTATCCATCTGTTCATTTCTAGTGATATTACCACAATTTCTTGACGGATGGTAGCTTTCAGTTCTTCTATGTTCTCGACTTACGTTTGTAGACTTGTGCCTTCACGTATTTCCATAGAAAGAAATCGCAAGTTGcgactcacatatttacttcgtaggtgacacatgttgacttataaaagacttttttcgggattaactgtcttttcacaagccTTACAtgacaaaactgttccatcgattgaaaacacatgggcacccaATTGACTTACGTAAGCGTGAATTTTGCTTtacaatggtttactgaattcatGAATTCTAGCTAACCAATCTTACACCTTCTGTCACCTGACAACAACTAACTGtttctcactcaaatttctttctcctacaataataaatacGTGTAGCACAGAGTtgtaacaataagatttgaaaatatgaaagtaaacaattggaaatgctacgtgacaacgagcttaatatttgaaattataaagctgattgttgatacagtgaagacatgacaatattatatttgtaactgtggattgtcggtcattattcatattacaccaatagtattaaagcgcgatcattagcagattaagcacggaaataaattacttttattttctattgttaataaagttagtcattgtttcaaaaatttaaattatatagaaattacattacaattaattagaaaattgcaaataaaaaataaatagcgcTTAAAAATGACGAAGAGAggtatttattagtaagaaacaccttaaaaatgcaaaataggcaaaataaaatttagccctatcactttgatttactccaaatcacatttatgtaatatacaaataatgatttacttccacccagtaaaaaaggcaatttcgaaacatccgggctctaataacaaaataatgacgaaactatgacgtagttctctaacaattgaatcggtcggagctaaaagaaaCAAAGTCAGATCatgcagttttgggttatgcaacaattttaaCAAGAGATATCATGCGTATCGAACGGCGGAacaaggaactaagacttttaaaaattcttttgtcttctataacataaaaatatatacatttgtgttattattggaatgttttttgctcctcctgaaaagttgtgaaaagtgacttagttccttttagctccgactgattgaatttcatttttatacacgatgtatatagtgattattagtcagaAATTTACATACGTACTATTGACTTTATAACTTTAAGGAAGTTAAACGTTTTTGTGAGAGTGTTTATTAATAAGACCgttattatattctgtattttgcAGTATGGAAATTCAGTAGACCTGCACATGACCGAAATAAAAACCGAAACTATGGATCAGAACTGCGATCTGAAATCGGAGATGATATTTCCGGGAAAGTCAGAACCATTTGTCATGAAGTGTGAACCTGAAGTGAGTACAGTTTATAAAGTTGGTACTGTTCCCAATGTGATTTACTCTGATGTGGCTGCTACAGCCAGGTGATCAGAGGTTATCACTGCTAACGTCATGCTTTTTGTTCCTTCATGCTGCAGTTTTTCCTCGATTAAATAGGTTTTAAAATGAAGTCGGCAGCACATAACGTACCCTGCATTCACTGTTCATCTATATTGTCCTATATCTcggttttgcataattttcttttacagaaaGAGTCATGTGATTGGAGCCCCttggaggaagaagagaaggtcGGACAGCAAGTATCTTCTGAAGACGAAGTTTCAGCTGAGAGGTAAGTGAAGTGCGTGAGGCTTAACTTCTTTCTTGTTTTCACTGCCTTCTTTTTTTTACGAGTATGCTGTTGATGTATTGCATCTCCAAAAAGGAGACAGACTTgcaaaagaatattttctcaacttcactccttgtttcatatgaaagaatttctaccacttagtctacaAAAGAATCTTCTTCAgatgcttgtaatgccccattttgattattgcgattccttgctaactaatataagttcactcttagctgagagactacaacgtgttcataatgtgtgcatacgattcatctgcaatactcgtaaatttgaccatataacgccttccctccagttactttcatgggtgcgtctgaaggaacgaagaacaatacattcactgtctcttctgtttagaatcatgcatacttctattcCGAATTATTATCTGTTATCGTGCTTtcagtttcttacaactcttcgaaaccgacatcaagcacttctttctatcccttatcatagaacgtctttatactcaacttcctacactgtagaaatacctcgcctctggaattcgttacctaatgacgtcagggactgccggactttatcaaaattcaaaattaaattagaaaattttatcttagttaatgttttttaggtattgctagaagtattgatttgtgttttttttttctctttttcttttttaatctagattaaaattgcaagtttcttgtttatgttaggtaattagttaggatagaattaattatgatacttaatcactcttttaaagtttgtgtgactgcaacctgtgtatatttttgtgtgaatttatttgattatagtgtttttttctctctctctctttatttcttgtgtagctttactttgtatatagtatattttttatgtttatttctttcattgtacttgtattcctggtgttgtggaacaggaggcctgatggccttaactacaatagaataaataaataaataagtaagtaaataaataaataaattggcctATTAACATGTTGAAATTTACGATTCGATACACTGTGCGGACTTATTGCATCTCTCTCTGTATGTCTCCCTGAATGTTTGTACGAATATCTGTCCTTCTGGATGTCCATGAGTTTGTCTGCATGTTTATTTCTACTCTGTCATTATGTATCTGTATGTCatccagaatgtttgcttgtatatCAGTCtacaaatattgaaaaaataaatattgtaagaaaataatatattacctaaccaaactaaacaaaaatatgAGTTTACAATGGATTCCTACCTATTTTGATATAAAGAAAAACGACAGGAGACTTtttcggtaaaaaaaaaattcacttaaaACTTACAGACATAATTATtacttccatttcattttgtaaatttctaATGAGAAAACAATTCAGATTTATACCAAAGAGAACAAATTTCGGATGGAGCAAAATTTGAAACCTCGGAAATTCTATTCACTACTCCCGAGATAACATTCGAAAGCCACCTAAATCTGCTGTTATGATGATCAGATTGATAACAAGTCATGATTATTTGCCTAGACAATGAACAAGATAGGACTTTTCCATATGTGTATTGTGTGATAATAGTGAAgaatttatatgacgtcattctattttcggtcagtaaagtgtaatgaaattttgaattccaaccaatcatagtcatacatcgcgataatttctgctgCAGCTCGATTTATAACTATCAATTTATggtatggtcgttcttttgtttagtcagtgtcgccaactcttTCCACGTGAATTGATGAGCATGactccattgtactaaataaagtgcgaaatcctacttccatatGTACATATTCATcgtctaattccatgtccattgtatctaaagaaaatgacactataacaattgttcatttcagtaatgtattaatcaggttatttgtaaatatactataaaatgtttaaattaaattattatctcaGCGCTATGGAACTAGATAgaaccacagtctggtatatatagtcacgaagttcaatacgtagtaaatatgcatccatagatagtttctaaccactaggatggctactatctcctcattacagacatTGCGAAATACTACCtgcgcagtctattgttcctagcaccttcaaAACTCAACATTCGTGACTGACTGTGATAGAACTATGACTTTCTTTTGCATGTGAGGTAGTGTCTTTTCTTTGTATCTAGATGGAAGTTACAACACCAAGTGATCAAATTGTCATTTATGCTTTTTTTCATGACGCATCATAGATATAGTGTTAGTGTGTTTTTGTTTGTGAGTGTGTATGATATTAGATATAGCATTAGAGTTAGTGATTTATTGCGTTTTAGTCGTAATTACACCTACTAAAAGTAGATTTTGTTCACAGTCTTGCAGTTATCCGTAGTAAAGGATTATCCTCCCTCAGAAATATTGCACACGATGGCGACACGCGTGCTGGCAGGAAGATAtacaaatgtgatatttgtggaaaACAAGTGACACATCTCGCACTTCACAGACGCGTACACTCAGGCGAGAAGCCATACCGTTGTGATGTTTGTGGGAAATGTTTTGCGCTGCAGGGAAATCTCAGAAAGCATTCAGTTGTTCACACGAACAAAAGGCCTTTCAGATGTGATGTCTGTGGAAAGAATTTTGCGCAATCCATACAACTGAAACACCACGCAACGTTACACACAGGCGATAAGGCGTTCACTTGTGGTGTGTGCGGAAAGAATTTTGCGCGATTGGCATACCTGAAACAACATGCTCGCCTACACACTGGCGACAAGCCGTTCAAATGCGACGTTTGTGGCAAACGTTTCAATTCTACGCATTTTGTGAAGAGACACGAACGGTCACACGAACGTACGAAGCTATTCCGGTGCCATATTTGTGGGAAAATCTATGACAAATTGATTGATCTAAAAAATCATAGAGTTCTGCACGCCGTACAACAGCCGTGACTTACGATGTAATCATACTCAACTTATTTGAAATAGCATTCGCTCGTAAATTCGGGCGAGATGTCGTTCAGATGAAAATTGATTACCGTCAAAAAGTTTCGAAAACTATATTAAGGTGGTAAGGCATTCAGCTGTGACGTGTTTCGATAGAATTTTCCACATTTTAGGCAATCTCGATATATAAGCAGTTTTACATAAGTTTTAAGTTGTGGTATCTGTGGAATATATTTCTCGCTTTcggggaaaatggaaaaaaatgtgtaataattGGTCCAGGGATTTTAGAGCTTTAAAATTAGTAATTTACGTGACGAGATTTATATGAGAGTTTATTCATGATTGGAAATTTTATCTCTTCAGTTCGCCTCAGTAGATAATTTTCACGTGTGAATAAAAGCTATTAAATGTCGTGTTGCATGCAATATTTTTTCACTGCTAATATATAAAGTGATATTTTGgtgaaagtaatattttattgaaattaaatagCAGTCAtttgtgtgaaaataatttttaattgaatttgaaTATTAGGTTCTTTTGTTATTGTTTGATTCAAGGCCAACTGTTTACATGGTTGGTTtaactaaatattatgtacatttgGCTATGATTTAAAGAACAGTAATGAAGACGACAATGTCATTCACGTTtgatacaaaaaaagaaatacattttaaattttcgttCTTTGGAAGGAAAGTGTGGCGTAACAAAGAACGTTTCTTACCAGATGTAGTCCTTATGGTTTTTTCTCTAGCCATCTGCGTCTCAACTTAAAACAAGTAGGGACTTGAAGAAAAATGAATGTATCTGAATTCTGACAGTTTTATGTTAATTGCAGAAAGACCAGTATTGTTGCTTAATTCGTAAATTGAAAACTGTCGAAGCAAATGCTCATTACTTTAGATATTGATTGTTGTTAATTTGATATCACTTGAACAGTGTAGACAGCACAGACAAGGAAAAGTGTGGATTGTTGAGATTGTGTGTTTATTGTTATACTTTTAAACAATTTGAAACTGAAATCGAAGGCTTTTATATAATCGATGAAGACTATGTGGAATTTCTGCTTTGGGATTGGACTGACGTGGGTATCATATAGCAGGTTCTGTGCTTACAGTCAGGAGAGGCctgttattggttattttacgaagcttcaTCAACTGTTTTGGTTATGTAACCTCccaatgagaagaaggtgataatgccagcaaaatgagttcggggtccagtgccgaaaattacccagcatttgctcttaatgggttgaggcaaaaccacggaaaaatctctaccagaatttgaacctgttCGTGCTCGTTCCATGGTAAGGAATGctgttactccacacgtgtgtcCTGAAATAATGCCATTCCTGGAATTGTAGATTTTGCTACTTCCATGAGCTGTTTGGCGAGGATGGCTGTCAGAATTGTGAAGGAACTACTTTCAAATTTAGTCCCTCTATAACATTTTGATGGACACTCACCAGGGTCTGACAGGTCTCAACGTTGCAGGCATTTATTAAAGAACTGTACCCATATTTCGAATACCAAGGGACCTAAAGACCTACATCCTTGCTTCTTGAGATTGCAGAAATCTCAGTGATACTAGCGCTGATTTCGTTGCTTTTAGGTGTGAAAATTGTTTGGATATGttgtaagggatttttttttttcttgtagagATTGATTTGAAAACTTCAgaattttatatgtatatatttgaagaaaaagaaattgttacGAAATTACATCTGATATAAGAGGTGCATAGTAATGAAAGTGCAAACATTGTGAtttctagtgaaggaaaggaACATTGGCACCTAAAACACACGATACTagagtgcgttcgtagctcgacTGGAccacaaaacattcaaatttaaaaattgtactttcaataattgttccttttaaaattattcaggtatattttttatttcatcatccttaattaaacggtttcttgtttattttatcatccctaattaaaacttttctaacacttgtttattttatttaggttatgttataatggTCCGGCCAAGCTACAAACCCACTGTATGTAATGTGAAGAAcacaaaacttgtattaattcaataatCACTTGATTGTAGCGAAGCAcaacaattaataatgaaataaacacacaaattCTATAATGTAACTTCGTTTCTATGTCCATCATTACCCTAACCATTAATGACATCACTAAAGAAGCATCACCAGGTTCTGAAAATCCTGCACAGATTCGTAGTGTACATGCAAGAGATAACAAAagcctaacctaatctaacctaacctgtcatggATTCGTATATTatatatgcattcattcatagtcttctgtcCGAAggtatgtctttcactgcaaacccagcaacctccaatctgtcctattttcCGTCCTAGTGTCCAcctatgattcatatatcttaatgtgcaTCTTTCAGCAGTCAGATTTTTCTCAGTcactgacccag includes the following:
- the LOC138692061 gene encoding uncharacterized protein isoform X1, which translates into the protein MANSIQGDNFQPSTTDAVCIEHFSERDIVREDKAIPSDGSVLVVPRKIPKLTDDAVTSKFPNQLLYMSSECKLKSKGPEKRQKEQEAIAPATTVETVATAKSTTIATRTETATATKVVMDVIKTEPGVDPLSIRTSDCVDLEEKKPLLQYGNSVDLHMTEIKTETMDQNCDLKSEMIFPGKSEPFVMKCEPEKESCDWSPLEEEEKVGQQVSSEDEVSAESLAVIRSKGLSSLRNIAHDGDTRAGRKIYKCDICGKQVTHLALHRRVHSGEKPYRCDVCGKCFALQGNLRKHSVVHTNKRPFRCDVCGKNFAQSIQLKHHATLHTGDKAFTCGVCGKNFARLAYLKQHARLHTGDKPFKCDVCGKRFNSTHFVKRHERSHERTKLFRCHICGKIYDKLIDLKNHRVLHAVQQP